GACCTGGGCGCCCTGCAATGGCTCTTCCAGGGAGTACACGCGGCGGTCACGTGCCGCCCGGGTCATCAGGTGCTGGGGGCGCTGATGCACGAAGTCCCAGCGGAGGTGCGACAGGCACAGCAGGTCCGGGAGCGGTGTCACGAGACGCTCCTGTCCAGCCAGCCACTCAGGCTACCCGCTGGACCAGCCAGGTAGCGCCCCAAGGCGTCCTCCAGGCTGGGCAGCAGTTGGGCGCGGTGGCTCCTGAGGGCGCTGTAACGGGGCCGAGGGGCCACCCACCCCAGTTCCCGGCCGGGAACTGGCCGGACGCGGTGCCGGGGAAGCCCGGCCGCCTCGGCGAGGGTGCCCGCGAGTTCGGCCCAGGTGCTCTCGCCGCGGTTGACGAGGTGCCACACGCCCTGTTCGCCGTCGATCAGCAGGTCGAGGCTGGTGTGCACCAGGTCGGGCAGGTACGTCGGGGAGAAGCGGTGGTCCTGGTCGAGAGAGACCGTTCCGCCCGCGCTAAGCCTCCGGAGGGTGTTGACCAGCGGGTCCTCGGACGTGCCCGAGCCGAACAGGGCGGAGCTGCGGATGATCAAGGCTCCGGGGTGGGCGGCGAGCACCTGACGCTCGGCCTCCAGCTTGGCCCGGCCGTAGGCGTTGATGGGCGAGGGCCGGTCGTGCTCCTCGTAAGGCGCCTGGCCTTCCCCGGCGAACACCTGGTCGGAGGAGTAGGTCAGGAGTTCGACCCCTCGCGCCGCGCACGCCCGGGCCCAGGCCGTCAGGCCGACCGCGTGGGTCTGCCAGAACTGGTGATGGTGGCGCTCGGCCTCGTCGATGTGGCCGTACCCGGCGGCGTTCACCACCGCCCAGGGCCGCTCGGCCCGCAGCAGGTCCAGGGCCCCGCCCTGCCCGCTGACCTCCAGCGCCGAGGGCGGCAGCAGCCGGTACGCCAGCCCGCGTTCCTGGCACAGCCGCACGACCGCCTGCCCGAGTTCCCCCGCGCCCAGGATCAGCAGGGGCCGGGCGGTGCAGCCCAGCACCGCCCCTTGGGGGGCCGTGCCCAGCGGCGAGTAGTGGAAGCGGTCGGGCCGCTCCCAGAACCCGGGCGAGCCCAGCGTGGGGTGGTGGGGCGCCCCGCCGGTCGCCCGGGAACACAGGAGCCCCGCCAGCGCCGTGGGACGCGGGGTGGTCGAGCGCACGTCGAAGGCGCCCGGCTCGTAGTGGCCATGAAAGCCAGTGTGCAACCGGTTCCAGTCGAAGCTCCCCAGGATCGCCCAGGAGGTCACGGCCCGGATGTCCGCCCCCTGCGAGCGGACCCGCTCGGCCGCCCGCCAGAACGTTTCGAACCAGCGAAGCTGCTCCTCGCGGGTGCTGTCCAGGTGCGCCTCCGTGATGGCCACGGGCCGGCGGTAGCGTTCCCAGGTCTCGCGCAGCAGGGCCTCGATCCCCGACGTATTGTGGTAGATCCTTACCGCTTCGATGTCCGCGTGGGTGGCATTGCGGTGGTGCTCGCGGTACCGTTCCCGCCGCTCG
This sequence is a window from Deinococcus apachensis DSM 19763. Protein-coding genes within it:
- a CDS encoding family 1 glycosylhydrolase, with product MSDLPASVRPPLELWIGVECTLNRVGETFLDQLVVNGHAERPGDLDLLAGLGARRIRYPVLWEQVAPESPDSLDWRWTDERLGRLRELDLTPIATLLHHGSGPHYTSLLDPEFPEKLAAYARQVAERYPWLRAYTPVNEPLTTARFSGLYGVWYPHHTSDASFVRALLNECRGTVLAMRAIREVQPDAELVQTDDLGKAHATPAMQAEADFQNERRWLAYDLLCGRVDEEHALWGYLLASGVTPEDLHWFRANPCPPDVIGVDYYVTSERFLDERRERYREHHRNATHADIEAVRIYHNTSGIEALLRETWERYRRPVAITEAHLDSTREEQLRWFETFWRAAERVRSQGADIRAVTSWAILGSFDWNRLHTGFHGHYEPGAFDVRSTTPRPTALAGLLCSRATGGAPHHPTLGSPGFWERPDRFHYSPLGTAPQGAVLGCTARPLLILGAGELGQAVVRLCQERGLAYRLLPPSALEVSGQGGALDLLRAERPWAVVNAAGYGHIDEAERHHHQFWQTHAVGLTAWARACAARGVELLTYSSDQVFAGEGQAPYEEHDRPSPINAYGRAKLEAERQVLAAHPGALIIRSSALFGSGTSEDPLVNTLRRLSAGGTVSLDQDHRFSPTYLPDLVHTSLDLLIDGEQGVWHLVNRGESTWAELAGTLAEAAGLPRHRVRPVPGRELGWVAPRPRYSALRSHRAQLLPSLEDALGRYLAGPAGSLSGWLDRSVS